The genomic stretch GTTCGGTGTGGGTGTAGAGCCATTCCACGCCGGCGTCCATGAAGCCGGAGACGTTGAACCATTCCACCACGACGGTGCCGTTGAAGCGCTCTCGTGGCTCGGGGGTGCGGGTGAGGATGCGGGTGACGTACGGGGCGTGGGCGCGTACGCCGACCTGCCCCGGTTCGGCGGGGTCGTCGCGGTAGGCGGTGGCTGTGCCGCTGAGCAGGTGTTCTTCCTCGATGTAGCCGTGGGGGACGTCTGCTGCGCGGCTGGCGTCGAAGGGTCGGCCGCTGCCACCGCGGCAGGGTCGTAGGTCGGGCGGGGAGGTGTGCATGGGCATGTCCTCTCGGGGAGATCATTCGGTGTCAGCCTGTCCTTGACAGACGATCTCTGTCAAGGCTGGGCTGACAACTGGCCGATGGGATGATCGTTGGGTGACGCGCAGCAGACGTATTCGCCCCGTAGGCTCGACCGACGACCTGATGACCCGTTGCTCGTTCTGCGGCAAGCCACATGCCGAGGCCGGCAGGGTGGTCGCCGGCCCCGGCGTCTACATCTGCGACGCCTGCGTGGACCTGTGCAACCAGGTCATCGCCGCCACCCCGCCCCCGGCGGAGGGTGACCCGCAGCGTGTGCACCGCGGCCCTGATCCCCGCACGGACG from Nonomuraea polychroma encodes the following:
- a CDS encoding ClpX C4-type zinc finger protein is translated as MTRSRRIRPVGSTDDLMTRCSFCGKPHAEAGRVVAGPGVYICDACVDLCNQVIAATPPPAEGDPQRVHRGPDPRTDEYLTGMSDEDMLAMLPRQAFTVEQAERDLRAWVRLLRDRGVTWARIGEALGVSRQAAWDRFAADVADGDQAG